The DNA sequence TCGAGCTCAACCAGATCTGGGAATTCCCGATCAAGGAGTTTCATCCGTTCCCCAAGGCGAAACTGGGGGTCGGCGCTCACGACATGATCGGTGTCGAGGCCAAGGAACTGGGTATGTCACGGGTCCTGCTGATGACAACCGGACTCCGCGGCTCGGGCATCATCGAAGAACTCACCGGCAAGATCGAGTACCAGGGCGTGGACGTGGTGCTGTTCGATCAGGTGGAGTCCAATCCAAAGGACTACAACTGCATGGATGCCGCCGCCCTCTATCAGTCGGAGAAATGCGACGGAATCATCTCCGTGGGTGGCGGTTCGAGCCACGATGCCGCCAAGGGTGCCCGGATGGTCATCGCCCACGACGGGCGCAACATCAACGAGTTCGAGGGATTCTCCAAGGCGACCAACAAGGAGAACCCCAAACACATCGCGGTGTCCACCACGGCGGGTACCGGTTCGGAGACCTCGTGGGCTTACGTCATCACCGACACCTCCGACATGGCCAATCCACACAAATGGGTGGCATTCGACGACACCTGCCTCGTCGACCTCGCGATGGATGATCCGCTGCTGTACTACACATGCCCGCAGCACTTCACCGCATTCTGCGGGTTCGATGTCTTGGCCCACGCCAGCGAGCCCTACGTGTCGCGGCTCGACTTCGCCCCGTCTCTGGGCAACGCGAAGTACTCGATCGAGCTCATTCGCGACCATCTACGGACGGCGGTCTACGATCCGAAGAATCTGGAAGCGCGGACCGGCATGATGCACGCGCAGTACATTGCGGCACAGGCCTTCAACTCCGGCGGGCTCGGCCTGGTGCATTCGCTGTCGCACGCGGTCAGCGCCTTCTACGACAGTCATCACGGCTTGAACAACGCCATCGCATTGCCTCGGGTGTGGGAATACAACCTGCCCTCCCGTTTCGAGCGTTATGCCGAAATCGCCAAGTTGATGGGTGTCGACACGTCGAAGATGACCACGGTTCAGGCAGCGGATGCAGCGGTGGAGGAGGCCATCCGCTTGTCCAAGGATCTGGGCATCCCTGACAACTTCGGTCAGTTGCGGGTCGACAGCTACGACAAGAACCGGATGAACACAGGCAGATACGAAGGTCGTGGCGACAAGATGGACACCTCGGACAAGCAGGTCCAGGCGATCGCCGAACACATGATGGGGGACTGGTGCACGCCGGGCAACCCGCGCGAGTCGACGGTGGAATCCCTGATCCCGATGGTGTCGCACGCTTTCAGCGGTTCGTACTGACACCTGATTCGAGCAAGAGAGGACACCATGACGGAGTTGGCGTACGAATCCCGGATCGACTCGGGCGCAGCATCATTCGACAGCCCCGCAGCTCTGGCGGATGCGTTGCGCGGCAACGGCTATGTCATCGACCACGACCTCTCGGTGGTGGTTCATCTGGCGACCGTGCTCGGCAGACCGCTGTTGCTGGAAGGTCCGGCCGGCGTCGGCAAGACCGAACTCGCCAAATCGATGGCCGCAGCGTCGGGGCGCCGGCTGGTCCGCCTGCAGTGTTACGAGGGTCTCGA is a window from the Williamsia sp. DF01-3 genome containing:
- the mdo gene encoding NDMA-dependent methanol dehydrogenase (This methanol dehydrogenase is considered a nicotinoprotein, since its NADP cofactor remains is not dissociable, but instead remains permanently bound. A member of this family has been shown to act as a formaldehyde dismutase, able to convert two molecules of formaldehyde (plus one water molecule) into one of methanol and one of formate, with no net change in its redox state. More recently, it was shown in Mycobacterium smegmatis that this enzyme is critical to ethanol utilization, for which the biosynthesis of the cofactor-like electron carrier mycofactocin is also required.), with the translated sequence MAIELNQIWEFPIKEFHPFPKAKLGVGAHDMIGVEAKELGMSRVLLMTTGLRGSGIIEELTGKIEYQGVDVVLFDQVESNPKDYNCMDAAALYQSEKCDGIISVGGGSSHDAAKGARMVIAHDGRNINEFEGFSKATNKENPKHIAVSTTAGTGSETSWAYVITDTSDMANPHKWVAFDDTCLVDLAMDDPLLYYTCPQHFTAFCGFDVLAHASEPYVSRLDFAPSLGNAKYSIELIRDHLRTAVYDPKNLEARTGMMHAQYIAAQAFNSGGLGLVHSLSHAVSAFYDSHHGLNNAIALPRVWEYNLPSRFERYAEIAKLMGVDTSKMTTVQAADAAVEEAIRLSKDLGIPDNFGQLRVDSYDKNRMNTGRYEGRGDKMDTSDKQVQAIAEHMMGDWCTPGNPRESTVESLIPMVSHAFSGSY